The following proteins are encoded in a genomic region of Chryseobacterium cucumeris:
- a CDS encoding TonB-dependent receptor, producing the protein MSITFKKRLIIALVLPTAAIYYGQNTKDSLEKSKSIDEVMLVGRNLSQTAKERKTPVAVSNIKAAEIQEKLGNREFPEIMKSTPSVYVTKVGGGFGDSRINMRGFDGANIAVIINGQPVNDMQGGTVYWSNWTGLADIASNIQIQRGLGASKFVVPSVGGTINIVTKATDSEQKAMIKGEVGNDNYSRISAMYSSGLKNKWGTTVLLSRWQGDGYINGTKGEGYSWFFSTGFKPNEKHAFNLIATGAPQVHDTRRSSATGANVATLQQFETYGRRYNPQTGMLNGSQFNLAPNFYHKPIASLNWDWTMNDNLKLSTVVYGSWGRGGGGTGLNGSIKNAAGQTMNFMNYGAGGDGTINWDMIYRYNRGGMVTDYNGNTFQKSTFTAPAGSPGDYNGQYVSTLNGTTGIVRKQSINAHDWYGVIADLNYKKNNWTFNGGIDLKTYKGALYDIVTDMLGSDALFVPSTANAPKGYYINQTVKPEPLTKLKDAQKVSIHNEGLVKWAGIYGMVEYSSEKLSASVQGSVSEQYYKRRDYMLYTPGNQETKWYHKTGYIVKGGANYNIDDHHNVFFNTGVISRQPLFNALFPSNQNIYNDAKNERIFSVELGYGFKSRYVDVNINAYRTQWDDRFISRTFNATAADVAKFSQLTLGNAYFYNALNVGQLHQGIELEAKARPFANLRLRGMVSLGNWKYKGNANFNILDVQNNQEIAGATGMINIKDLKVGDAAQTTASIGADYNITKAFSIDANWEYYDKLYTQFNPINFLTEAAREKGIVKLPSYHLFDVGASYKFTLDAKKSLTLRANVYNLFNKYYISELSSNIFAGDKIANGPDAGKTYQEAGRVYQGVADGNTGFLGFGRTWSVAATLRF; encoded by the coding sequence ATGAGCATTACTTTTAAAAAGCGACTTATTATAGCGCTTGTATTACCTACGGCCGCCATATATTATGGGCAGAATACGAAGGATTCTTTAGAGAAATCCAAATCTATTGATGAGGTTATGTTGGTAGGTAGAAACCTTTCCCAAACAGCCAAAGAGAGAAAAACACCTGTTGCGGTTTCCAACATTAAGGCTGCAGAAATTCAGGAGAAACTGGGAAACAGAGAATTCCCTGAAATTATGAAGTCTACTCCATCCGTTTACGTGACGAAAGTAGGTGGAGGATTCGGAGACAGCAGAATCAACATGAGAGGTTTTGATGGTGCCAACATTGCGGTAATCATCAACGGACAGCCGGTGAATGACATGCAGGGAGGTACCGTGTATTGGTCCAACTGGACCGGTTTGGCTGATATTGCCAGCAATATTCAGATCCAGAGAGGATTGGGTGCTTCTAAATTTGTAGTACCTTCTGTTGGAGGAACCATCAATATTGTAACCAAAGCTACCGATTCTGAGCAAAAAGCAATGATCAAAGGAGAAGTCGGAAACGATAACTACTCCAGAATTTCCGCCATGTACTCATCAGGGTTAAAAAACAAGTGGGGAACAACCGTATTGCTTTCCCGCTGGCAAGGTGACGGATACATCAACGGAACCAAAGGAGAAGGTTATTCATGGTTTTTCTCAACAGGATTTAAGCCTAATGAAAAACATGCGTTCAATTTAATTGCAACCGGAGCACCACAGGTACACGATACGAGAAGATCTTCTGCAACTGGAGCCAATGTTGCCACTTTACAGCAATTTGAAACGTACGGAAGAAGATATAACCCTCAAACGGGAATGCTGAATGGTTCTCAATTCAATTTAGCTCCTAATTTCTATCATAAGCCTATCGCTTCTTTGAACTGGGACTGGACCATGAATGACAACCTGAAGTTATCTACAGTGGTTTACGGCTCATGGGGACGCGGCGGCGGCGGTACCGGACTTAACGGTTCTATCAAAAACGCTGCAGGACAAACCATGAATTTCATGAATTATGGTGCAGGAGGAGACGGTACCATCAACTGGGATATGATTTACCGTTATAACAGAGGCGGTATGGTGACGGATTATAATGGAAATACCTTCCAGAAATCTACCTTTACGGCACCTGCAGGATCTCCCGGTGATTATAACGGCCAATATGTCTCTACTCTGAACGGAACCACTGGTATCGTGAGAAAGCAGAGTATCAATGCTCATGATTGGTATGGTGTAATTGCAGACCTTAATTACAAAAAGAACAACTGGACTTTCAACGGAGGTATCGATCTTAAAACGTACAAAGGAGCATTGTATGACATTGTAACTGATATGTTAGGATCTGATGCGCTATTTGTTCCTTCTACAGCCAATGCGCCAAAAGGATATTATATTAATCAAACCGTAAAACCGGAACCGCTTACCAAGCTTAAAGATGCTCAGAAAGTATCCATACACAACGAAGGTCTTGTAAAATGGGCAGGGATCTACGGAATGGTTGAGTACAGCTCCGAAAAGTTAAGTGCATCCGTTCAGGGATCTGTTTCCGAGCAATATTACAAGAGACGAGATTATATGCTGTACACTCCAGGGAACCAGGAAACAAAATGGTATCACAAAACAGGTTATATTGTAAAAGGAGGTGCCAACTATAATATTGACGATCACCACAATGTATTTTTCAATACTGGAGTTATTTCAAGACAGCCTTTATTCAATGCTTTATTCCCTTCAAACCAGAATATTTACAATGATGCCAAGAATGAAAGGATCTTCTCTGTGGAATTAGGTTACGGTTTCAAATCCCGTTATGTGGATGTGAACATCAATGCGTACAGAACACAGTGGGATGACCGATTCATTTCAAGAACATTCAATGCTACGGCTGCAGATGTTGCCAAATTCTCTCAGCTAACCCTTGGAAATGCTTATTTCTATAATGCATTGAACGTTGGGCAACTACACCAGGGAATCGAATTGGAAGCAAAAGCAAGACCTTTCGCTAACCTTAGACTGAGAGGAATGGTATCATTGGGGAACTGGAAGTACAAAGGAAACGCTAACTTCAATATTCTTGATGTTCAGAACAACCAGGAAATAGCAGGAGCAACCGGAATGATCAATATCAAAGACCTGAAGGTTGGAGATGCGGCCCAGACAACAGCAAGCATCGGAGCAGATTACAATATTACCAAAGCTTTCAGTATCGATGCCAACTGGGAATATTATGACAAGCTGTATACTCAGTTCAACCCGATCAACTTCCTTACTGAAGCGGCAAGAGAAAAAGGAATTGTAAAACTGCCAAGCTATCATTTATTTGATGTAGGAGCTTCTTACAAATTCACGCTTGATGCAAAAAAATCTTTGACATTGAGAGCAAACGTATACAACTTATTCAACAAATATTATATTTCTGAATTAAGCTCCAATATCTTTGCAGGCGATAAAATTGCCAATGGTCCGGATGCCGGAAAAACGTATCAGGAAGCTGGCAGAGTGTATCAGGGTGTTGCAGACGGGAATACAGGATTCCTTGGTTTCGGAAGAACCTGGTCTGTTGCAGCGACTTTGAGATTCTAA
- a CDS encoding low affinity iron permease family protein, translating to MKKNFFERFSDRVVCITGSPGAFMGASLLVVVWAVCGPVFNYSETWQLVINTGTTIITFLMVFLIQKTQNKDSKAIQIKLNELIASYEKASNRLVDIEDLTEEELDKLHKYYEKLGQLSQEKEHSQDPVQK from the coding sequence ATGAAAAAAAATTTTTTTGAAAGGTTTTCAGATCGTGTTGTCTGTATAACCGGAAGTCCGGGTGCTTTTATGGGAGCCAGTTTACTGGTAGTTGTGTGGGCTGTTTGCGGACCTGTTTTCAATTATTCAGAAACCTGGCAGCTTGTTATCAATACCGGTACCACTATTATTACTTTCCTGATGGTATTTCTGATTCAAAAAACCCAGAATAAAGACTCTAAGGCTATTCAGATAAAACTCAACGAATTGATAGCATCCTATGAAAAGGCCAGCAACAGGCTGGTGGATATAGAAGATCTGACGGAAGAAGAACTGGACAAGCTTCACAAATATTATGAGAAACTTGGACAACTATCTCAAGAAAAAGAACATTCACAGGATCCCGTGCAAAAATAG
- a CDS encoding SDR family oxidoreductase, with product MKDLQLKNKSVLITGADSGIGKAIALLFAKEGADIAFIHYHDAKDAMKTVDEIKKTGRKVLSFEGDINDSKFCESVVNEVVSKLGGIDILINNAGTQVPCESIENLKEEDIRKTFDSNIIGMILLTKIVFPHLKQGDSIINTTSATAYLGHEELLDYSATKGAIVSFTRSLALQAKPKGIRVNAVAPGPVATPLTEKTFGEEDEGQNKPPLERNASTEEVAASFLFLATDASSQITGQVLHPNGGLIVNG from the coding sequence ATGAAAGATTTACAACTGAAAAATAAATCTGTTCTTATTACAGGAGCAGACAGCGGAATTGGTAAAGCCATCGCTCTTTTATTTGCTAAAGAAGGAGCTGATATTGCCTTCATACACTATCATGATGCCAAAGATGCCATGAAAACAGTGGATGAAATAAAAAAAACAGGAAGAAAAGTTCTTTCGTTTGAAGGAGATATTAATGACAGCAAATTTTGTGAATCTGTTGTTAATGAAGTCGTTTCCAAACTGGGCGGAATAGATATCCTGATCAATAATGCCGGAACCCAGGTTCCCTGTGAAAGTATAGAAAATCTTAAAGAGGAGGATATCCGCAAGACTTTCGATTCCAACATTATTGGAATGATCCTTCTGACAAAGATCGTATTCCCTCATTTAAAACAAGGGGATTCTATTATCAATACTACTTCAGCTACTGCCTATCTGGGACATGAAGAATTACTGGATTATTCAGCCACCAAAGGCGCTATCGTTTCGTTCACCCGTTCATTGGCACTGCAGGCTAAACCTAAAGGAATACGGGTGAATGCTGTTGCACCCGGACCGGTAGCTACGCCGCTCACGGAAAAAACATTCGGGGAAGAAGATGAAGGTCAGAATAAACCGCCGCTAGAACGTAATGCTTCTACCGAAGAAGTGGCAGCAAGTTTTCTATTTCTTGCCACAGATGCTTCATCACAGATAACGGGACAGGTTCTTCATCCTAATGG
- a CDS encoding CinA family protein, with amino-acid sequence MILKSSQIAHADSLSVKSLVYFVIELEKLFKRIGEYLLSGQETVSTAESVTAGFLQFSFSQMKDASQFFKGGMTAYTLEEKVNLLDVDALEARQYNSVSPHIAETMALQAGKLYKTDWSIGVTGYATPVEESEGKLFAYFAIVHKGKVVLSEKLDLHSRTKPVNAQLYYSEFILGCFKLELDKNRKNKE; translated from the coding sequence ATGATTTTAAAATCTTCTCAAATTGCCCACGCTGATTCACTGTCAGTGAAATCCCTGGTGTATTTCGTCATAGAACTCGAGAAACTGTTTAAACGTATCGGAGAGTATCTTCTTTCCGGACAGGAAACCGTTTCAACGGCTGAAAGTGTTACAGCCGGATTTTTGCAGTTTTCGTTTTCCCAGATGAAGGATGCCTCTCAATTTTTTAAAGGCGGCATGACAGCGTACACTTTAGAAGAAAAGGTAAATCTTCTTGATGTAGATGCTCTGGAAGCCAGACAATATAACTCTGTATCTCCTCATATTGCTGAGACAATGGCGTTGCAGGCAGGTAAACTATACAAAACCGACTGGTCTATTGGAGTAACAGGATATGCCACTCCGGTGGAAGAATCAGAAGGGAAGCTCTTCGCTTACTTTGCCATTGTGCACAAAGGAAAAGTGGTTCTTTCAGAGAAATTAGATCTGCATTCCAGAACCAAGCCTGTTAATGCCCAGCTCTATTACAGTGAATTCATCCTGGGATGTTTTAAGCTGGAACTGGATAAGAACCGGAAAAACAAAGAATAA
- a CDS encoding YdeI/OmpD-associated family protein: MGKIAEKQTFNVNTRAEWRQWLEENHHTEQSVWLICNTRKSNLPNVSWSELVDEALCFGWIDSTRKTIDEGSFMQLFSRRKPKSTWSKINKEKVQKLIKSNLMMKAGFETIRIAKENGSWTILDSVEDLIIPEDLNEAFKIHEGSEAFFQSLSKSVKKMMLQWIVLAKRPETRKNRIDEIARQAAQNRKPKNF; encoded by the coding sequence ATGGGAAAAATTGCAGAGAAACAAACTTTCAATGTTAATACCAGGGCAGAATGGCGGCAATGGCTGGAAGAGAATCATCATACAGAACAATCGGTATGGCTGATCTGCAATACCAGAAAATCCAATTTACCCAATGTTTCCTGGAGCGAACTGGTAGATGAAGCGCTTTGTTTCGGCTGGATTGACAGCACAAGAAAGACTATTGATGAAGGCTCGTTTATGCAGTTATTCAGCAGACGCAAGCCGAAGAGTACATGGTCTAAAATCAATAAAGAGAAGGTTCAGAAGCTGATCAAAAGTAATCTGATGATGAAAGCGGGATTTGAAACCATCAGAATTGCCAAAGAAAACGGCTCCTGGACTATTTTAGACAGTGTGGAAGACCTGATAATCCCGGAAGATCTGAATGAAGCATTTAAAATTCATGAAGGTTCTGAAGCCTTTTTTCAAAGTTTGAGCAAGTCTGTAAAAAAAATGATGCTGCAATGGATTGTGTTGGCCAAAAGACCGGAAACGAGAAAAAACCGTATAGATGAAATCGCGAGACAGGCCGCTCAGAACAGGAAGCCGAAAAACTTTTAA